Below is a genomic region from Lonsdalea populi.
TCCAACCTACCGTAGTGCGAGGTTTCTCGAAGTAAACGCGCATGACGATATAGAGCCTGTCGCTCAGTTCTGCCGACAAAGCCTGCAACCTGCGCGCATATTCCAGCGCGGCATCAGTGTCATGAATGGAACAAGGGCCGCATACAATCAGCAACCGGTTATCCCGACCGTGGATAATGTCCGCCACTGCCTGTCGAGAACGAGAAATCGCCTGCTGAGCATTTGCGCTCAGTGGAAATTTGGCTTTCAATTCTTGCGGAGTAATCAATATCTGCTCTTCAACGATATTGACGTTATTAAGCGCGTCTTTTTGCATGATCATGGTCCTGTCCCTTATTTTGTGCCTGTGCGATGGCGGCGATGTGTACATTACTCGGGACACAGTATCACAGGGTGTAAATATTTAAAACCACCGAGCGTAAAGTTATGATTACCCTTATAAGCCGCGTGATATACGGGGTGGAATTTGTATTTCCGCCCCGAAAAGGTATGTCCGATATTGGCATCTCGTCACTGAATAACACTTAATATGAGAGGCCGATAGCCTAAACTTCTTGGCTTTTGATTACTTCCAAAAAAAAGATAAAATCTTAATAAAATTAAGACATTAAAAACAAAATTTACAGGAAAAACGTTGTATTATCTACCTAAAATATAAAACAGCGTTTCACCCTTTGCTCGTTGGATGAGCTAATCCAGAAAGACAATCATAAAGGGCATTAGACAATCTAAACCCGCAACGAGTGTAAACTTATTATTACACCAAAAATGTGAGCGCATCGTCCATCGATACACGTCTACTCTGCTAAGGTCGTCTAAATTTAGCGGAAGGCCGATGCCATTATTGCTAGATTTGATTTACGTGATTGCAGGGAGAGTACAGCCTTTACACCATATGGCTTATGTCATGTCAGATATTGATGAGCAATGGCTTTTTCTTTCTCGTGGTGAGCAATGGCTTTTTTACGCAACAAAATGTCTGAGAATATCGAGATTAAGATGAAAACAAAGAACACCAGAAAGTATAAGTAGATGATGGAAAACCAAACCTTGTTGTAGCGAGTCTCATCGATTCTTTTTTGAATATCCTGCTGTGACTTTTCCATGCCAATGTTACCGCATACGGTCCTTACCAACGCGGGAGAAAGGTGCAAATCAAGTGAGATATCGTCATAGGATTGACTCCTACAGGTCGTAGGCGTGATTTCCCAAGGCTGCTGATCCACCACCCCCTTCGCTTTATCTAGCGTTAACAAGAAGTTTTCCTTCCCTTCCACCGTCATCGTTAACGACGCCCAGTCGTGAGGAACAGGGATGACGTAACGGCCCATGACATAGGTCATCACGCTGAACAGGCTGGCAAATAGGATGGATAAGATAACGGCGCCAAGGTAGTCGGCCCGACCCGGAGGCGTCAGCAGCTTTTTTCTGGATTTAATGCCGCTCAGCCTGATCATCCAGGGTTTTACGTCATCGATAAGTCCCCACGCTTCGCGATCTTCAGGAAGGGTTCTTAGCCATCGCCAAACGACTCTAACGCAAAGCGCCGCGGCGGCGGCGAAAGCCCCCCATAGCGGGCTACCCAGAATGGCGTTGACTTGATCTAAGTTGTCCATAATTTCTCCTTAAATGCTTTATCCACCCTTTATCTAACGCTTTTTACATACAAAAAAAGGGGCGGCATATAGGCCACCCCCTTTATTCAAAACGACTTTCGGATGTCGCGAAAGCGCGTTCTTAGTTAAGACGCTCTTTGATGCGAGCAGACTTACCAGCACGCTCACGCAGGTAGTACAGTTTCGCTTTACGTACGGCACCACGGCGTTTCACAGTAATGCTGTCCACTACCGGAGAATGCGTCTGGAATACACGTTCCACGCCTTCGCCGTTAGAAATCTTGCGAACAGTGAATGCAGAATGCAGACCGCGGTTACGAATAGCGATAACCACGCCCTCGAATGCCTGCAGACGTTTTTTAGAACCTTCAACGACCCATACCTTAACTTCCACGGAATCACCCGGACGGAATGAAGGTACGTCTTGCTTCATCTGCTCTTGCTCGATCTGTTTAATGATGTTGCTCATAATATGTCTCTTACCCTAGGTAAACTGATATATGGGTTCGCCCGGCACTGCGCCGTTGCGGCCCCTTAATACTCTTGTTGAGACTGATATTCCCGTTGGAATTCAGCTAACAACGTTGTTTGCTCGTCAGTCAGAGCTAGGCTTTTCAGAAGTTCAGGTCTTCTAAGCCAGGTTCGGCCCAGCGACTGCTTCAAACGCCAGCGACGTATCTCAGCATGGTTGCCTGACAGTAAAACTGCCGGAACTTCCATCCCCGTCAACACTTCAGGCCGGGTGAAATGGGGGCAATCCAGCAATCCATCCGCAAAAGAGTCTTCTTCCGCCGAAGCTTCATGACCCAGCACGCCCGGGATGAACCGGGAAACAGAGTCAATCAGCGTCATTGCCGGCAGTTCGCCGCCGCTGAGCACATAATCACCGATAGACCACTCTTCGTCGACTTCGGTTTTAATTACGCGCTCGTCAATGCCCTCGTACCTTCCACAGACCAGAATCATCTTCTGATGTGTGGCAAGTTGACGTACGCCTTGCTGATCTAATTTGCGGCCCTGTGGTGACAAATAAATCACCCGAGCGCCTTCGCCTGCCGCTGCTTTCGCTGCATGAATCGCATCCCGTAAAGGTTGCACCATCATCAGCATCCCGGGACCGCCGCCATAAGGGCGATCGTCCACGGTGCGATGCCGGTCGTAGGTGAAGTCTCGCGGACTCCAATATTCTACGCTCAGCAGGCCATTTTTTACTGCCCGGCCAGTGACTCCATAATCAGTAATGGCGCGGAACATTTCTGGAAACAGGCTGATTACCCCAATCCACATAGCATCGTTCCACTCGTTACTGCTCGTTGTACGGAGATCAAAAACCAGGATCCCAATCTACTTCAATACGATGAGTAGAAAGGTCAACATGCTTGATCACCTGCTCTGTCAGGAACGGAATTAACCGCTCCTTGACCCCGTAAGCATCTTTCAAGTTAGCTCTTACTACCATTACGTCGTTCGAACCGGTTTCCATCATATCGATGACTTTGCCCAGCCCGTAACCGGCGACGGTTACGACTTCGCAGCCAATAAGATCTTTCCAGTAATAATCACCCTCATCCAGCTCAGGAAGCTGCGATACGTCGACAACGATCTCGCAATTGGTCAACAGATTCGCCGCATCCCGATCTTCAACATCTTTGATCTTGATGATCAGGTCCTGATTATGGTGCCTCCAGCTCTCTATTTCGATGAGCTGCAAGTCGCCTTTATTCCGCAGATACAAGGGCTGATAGTCAAAGATACTTTCGGCATCTTCGGTGGAGGAAAACACTCTGAGCCAACCTCTGATGCCATACGTCGACCCCATTTTCCCCAATACTACCGGGTTCTTAGGAGCTTGAGGGCTAAGTTGCTTGCTCATTGTCACCACCGCAACAGGTTATGCTGCTTTTTTAGCGTCTTTGACCAGCGCAGAAACGCGATCAGAAACGGTAGCGCCCTGGCCAACCCAGTGCTCGATACGATCCAGGTCCAGACGCAGTGCTTCGGCCTGACCGGTTGCGATCGGGTTGAAGAAACCTACACGCTCAATAAAACGACCGTCGCGCGCATTGCGGCTATCGGTCACGACGACTTGGTAGAACGGGCGTTTTTTAGCGCCGCCACGTGCCAAACGAATAGTTACCATAACATCCTCTTTAGTTAATAAAACAACCGGGCCCCATCGAGGAACGGGGCCCAGTGTCATATAAAAAGCCCGAAAATTTTACTCATTTTGGCGCAAAAAGCAATCTAAAGCGTGCTTCATCCCCGAATACTTTCTACGCTGCGGTAAAACATCGGACGTTAGCGCCCCGGGAAGCCCGGTGGCATCATACCTTTCATTCCGCGCATCATTTTCGCCATGCCGCCATTTTTCATCTTCTTCATCATGCGCTGCATGTCGTCGAACTGCTTCAGCAGCCGATTGACGTCTTGCACCTGCATGCCTGACCCCATAGCGATACGGCGCTTGCGTGAACCCTTGATGATTTCAGGTTTAGCGCGCTCTTTCTGCGTCATAGAATTAATGATGGCTTCCATACGCACCAGAATTTTGTCGTCCATCTGGGACTTTACGTTGTCCGGCAGTTGGCCCATTCCCGGCAGCTTGCTCATCATGTTGGCCATGCCGCCCATGTAGCGCATCTGCTTGAGCTGGTCAAGGAAGTCGGTCAGGTCGAACCCGTCGCCCTTTTTCAGCTTTTTCGCCAGCTTCTCCGCTTGGGTACGGTCAACCTTGGTTTCCAGCTCTTCAATAAGGGACAGAACGTCTCCCATTCCCAGAATACGGGACGCGATACGATCCGGGTGGAACGGTTCGAGAGCCTCCGTCTTTTCACCGACGCCGAGGAATTTGATCGGCTTGCCGGTGATATGGCGGATAGACAGCGCCGCACCACCGCGGGCGTCACCGTCGATTTTAGTCAGGATCACACCGGTCAGCGGCAGCGCCTCATTAAACGCTTTCGCCGTGTTCGCCGCATCCTGACCGGTCATCGCATCAACTACAAACAGGGTTTCCACCGGATTCAACGCCGCATGGACCTGCTTAATCTCATCCATCATCGCATCGTCAACGTGCAAACGACCCGCGGTATCCACCAGCAGGACATCATAAAACTGCAGTTGGGCATGCTTTAACGCTTGATTGACGATATCGACCGGCTTTTGACCGGCGTCGGAAGGGAAAAAGTCGACACCAACCGTCTGCGCCAACGTTTCCAGCTGTTTAATCGCCGCAGGGCGATACACGTCCGCTGAAACCACCAGCACTTTTTTCTTCTGCTTTTCGCGCAGGAACTTACCCAGCTTACCGACGCTGGTCGTTTTACCCGCACCTTGCAAACCCGCCATTAGGACAACGGCGGGAGGCTGCGCCGCCAGATTCAGCTCGGCATTGACCTCGCCCATCGAGGCAACCAGTTCGTTCTGAACAATCTTGACGAACTCCTGCCCCGGCGTCAGGCTTTTATTCACCTCGTGGCCGACGGCCCGCTCCTTGACGCGATTGATGAAATCACGCACCACGGGCAGTGCCACATCGGCTTCAAGTAACGCCATGCGAACTTCGCGCAGCGTCTCTTTAATATTCTCTTCAGTCAGTCGGCCGCGGCCACTGATGTTGCGCAAAGTGCGCGATAGTCGATCGGTTAGATTTTCAAACATAGCTCTGCTCAACGTAAACTGGCCGCTATCGCGACGTGAACGGTGGGGATTATAACACGAAAGCGGCGGCAATCTCCGCGAGTGTTTACGGATAACAGGTTGGTGGGCCGTAATGACTAAGGCTATACTGGCCGTTCTTATTACTCTGTTGATATTAAATAATCTAACGCTATGTCTGTTTTCGCCATCGTGGCTTTAGCGGCCTATTCGCTCAGTCTGGGGCTGATTGTTCCCAGCCTGTTGAAAAAGAACAGCGCCTATCGTCGGTTGGCGGTAGCCTCTGCGGTGCTCGCGCTTGCCTGTCATGCCGTGGCGCTCTATCAACGCATCTTTGATGTCTACGCTGGGCAGAATCTGAGCCTGCTCAACATCGGCTCGCTGGTCAGTCTGATGATCTGTTCGGTCATGACCTTCGTCGCCACGCGTAATCGCGGCTGGTTTCTGCTGCCCGTCGTTTATACCTTCGCCCTCATCAACTTGGCGTTCGCGACTTTTATGCCGGGCGAATTTATCACCCATCTCGAACATGAACCCTGGCTGATGGTCCATATTGGCTTGGCGCTGTTTGCCTACGCCACACTGATGATTGCCGCGCTGTACGCACTGCAGATGGCGTCGCTGGACTACATGTTGAAGAATAAAATGTTGGGATTTACGTCGGATATGCCGCCGCTGCTCAGTATTGAACGCAAAATGTTTCACATTACTCAGGTCGGCGTCATTCTGCTGACGCTGACACTGTGCACCGGGATGTTTTACATGAGCGACTTGCTGAACAATAAAGAGAATCTCCATAAGGCGCTGTTCTCTTTGCTGGCCTGGTTCGTCTATATTCTGCTGCTATGGGGACACTACCATGAAGGTTGGAGAGGTCGCCGTGTAGTTTACTTCAATCTGATAGGCGCATTGCTGTTGACGCTGTCCTATTTCGGCAGCCGTGTGATTAACCCTTTTCTCGTTCATTAAACTCACGTTTCATACACAAAAAAGGGCCGGCATCAAGCCTTTCGTGCAAATCACGCGGGACTTGAAACCATATACGGGGCAATAGAGAACCGTAGAATGGCCTCGGCGACGAACTGCGGCGCTTCGCGCTGCGGGAAGTGTCCCACACCATCAAGCGCGTGCCGTTCGTACCGTCAGCGGGTCGCTCCAGACAGGCACAGCCACAATGCCATCACCGGCTTCATCGGCGCGAGCGAACCCCACGTCGTACAGGTCATCATGCAGACCCTTGATCTAGTGCGATAGCGGCACCTCGAACAGCCTGATCTCGACTTCGGGTTCCTCTTGCCGGCACAACGCCAGCAAGGCCGGCAGGCGTGACGGCGTGATGCCGTCGGACATGGCAATGCGCAACTGGCCGTGGAAGCCATTGGCTGCGGCCTTCACACTGTCGCGCGCCTGCTGCAAGGCGGTGAACACGCGCGGCACGTGATCGAGGAACAGCTTGCCCGCACGGGTCAGTCGCGTGCTGCGCGTGGTACGGGCGAACAGCACCACGCCCGGTTCTTCCTCAAGCTCTTTGATGGCGCGCGACAGCGGCGATTGTTCGATGTGCAGCCGCTCGTCCACAGCCAGGAAGCAGCGCAGGTGGCGAAGCTCCAAGCGTCCCCCCTCCCTCGTTCCCTGTGACCCAGGCCGTTCCGTCAACGGCCGGGAGGAGACCCATAATCCACCGACGCTGGCCACAGAGCCCTGCACGACGGCAAATGCGCTGGCACCATGCGCCAGTCCAGGCACGTCGGTCAAAGAAAGCCCGCAGCCACAACCAGCATGAACGCCGCCGTCATCAGCCACATCGCCGCCCAAAGCCGCCAGATGGACTGGACGGTCGTGGCATACGAAGGAGCCTTTGCCAGCGTAGCGTCGTTCATGCGGCCTCTCTTGCCCGCCAGGGCTTTCTCGCCAGCACGGCAGCCATCGCCGCTGCCGCGAACAGCCAGCCACTCCAAACCGTTCCCCGCATCCCCACCGCGTCGATAAAACCGCCCCCGACCGCGGCCCCGAGCACCACACCGAGGTTGGCCGCCGAGACATAGAGGCTGGTGGCAAACTCGGGCGCATCCGGTGCCGCCGAAATCATCCACATCTGGCTGACAATCAAACCGCTGGTGTGCGCCGCGCCCCACAGCAGGCAGATCGGCAGCATGGCCGCGAACGACGGCGAAGCGAACACCAATAGCACGCCATAGGCGGCCGCCAGCGCCGCAGGATAGCCCAGCACGGTCCAAGCGAGCCGGCGTCCCAGCGCACGCCCGGCCAGCAGGTTGCCCAGCACGCCGCCCACGCCGAAGACTGCCAGCAGCACGCTGATCGCCTCGCCGCCCAGGCGCGCCTGCCGCGCCAGGTATTCGGCGGCATAGCTATAGACGGAGAACATGGCGGCGAACACGCACACCGCCATCGCAATCGACAGCCACACCGTGGGTCTACGCAGGACGGCCAGCGGACGTCCCGGCGTGGCCGCCTGCGGCTCGGGCCTGGAGGGCAGCATGATCCACATCCCGGCGGCAGCGGCCAGGCTCACCGCCGCGCAGAAGTAGAACGCCGCCTCGTAGGACACCCTGGCCTCCATCCAGGTGGCCAGGGGCACGCCCAGCACCAGCCCCAGCGAGATGCCGAGGAATGCCATCGAGGTGGCGTGCGCGGCACGTTCCGCCGGGTACAGCGACGCGGCCGCGGCGAAGGCCACCGAGAAGAACACCGGGTGCAGCAGGGCCGACGGCACGCGCAGCGCCATCAGCACCCCGAAGCTGGGCGCCCAGGCCGACAGCAGGCTGCACAGACTGAAGACCAGCAGCGAGCCGGCCAGTACCTTGCGCCGGTCGAAGCGCGACAGCCACAGCACCATGGCCGGCCCGCACACCGCGACCACGCCCGCGAACAGCACCACCAGCCATCCGGCCTGGGCCACGCTGATGCCGTGACGCTGGACGATGGCCGCCGGCAGGATGCCGACCACGCCGAACTCGACGGCATACAGGCCGAACAGCCCCAGTGCGATTAAGAACAGTGCGCGTGCGCCGTTCATGGCTGCGCCTCAGTCTATCGATCGGGCGTCGTTGCCGGGCATGACCCGGCCGCACCCACCGGCGCGGGAAAGCCGTGCCGCCTGGCCGCCCACACCACCACCAGCGTCGCCGCCAGCAACACCAGCAAGGCCGGGGCGAACGCGCCGACGCCGAGGCGTTCGAGCAGCACGCCGCCAACGATGCCGCCACCAGCAATGGCCGTGTTCCAGGCGGTGACCAGCATCGACTGGGCGACATCCGCCGCCCCATCGCCGTGTTTCGCGGCCGTTTTGGCCAACGCCGTCTGGAACAGCGTCGCCGCGCCGCCGAAGGCCAGTCCCCAGGCCGCCACCGCGGCATAGACCACGAAAGGCACATCGCCCGCCACGCCGAGCGCCAGGGCGGACAGGCCGAACACGACGGTGCTGGCGAGCGTCAGCGCACGCAGATGGCGTTCGAGCAGCACGCCGACGATCCAGATACCCAGCAGCGAGGTGACGCCGAACACCAGCAGCACCAGGTCCGTTCGCTCGACCATGCCCGCCGCCGCGAGGAACAGCGCGATATAGGTATAGAGGATGTTGTGCGCCAGCACGAAGGCCAGCACCACGAACAGCACCAGGCGCACACCGGGCACCGTGAACACGTGCCCCAGCGACAAGCGCTTGCCCGCCGCCTGGCCGGCGAAGTCCGGCAACTTGATGCGCACCCACACCATGAGCACCAGCGCCAGACCGCTCATGATGCCGAAGCACGTCCGCCAGCCCACCCAATTGCCGAGGAAGGTGCCGGCCGGCACGCCCAGGGACAGTGCCAGCGGCGTACCGACCATCGCAACGGCGATGGCGCGCCCCTTCTGGTGCTCGGGTACCATGCGCGCGGCATAGCCCGCCAGCAGCGTCCACAGCAGCCCGGCCGACACACCCGCCAGGAAGCGCGCCACCATGGTCAGGGCATAGCTGCCGGAAAACGTGGTGACGGTATTGGCGACGACGAAACCGGCGATGGCCGCCAGCAGCAGCGGGCGGCGGCGCACGCCCTGCGTGGCGGCGGTCAGCGGAATCGCCGCCACCAGCGAACCGATGGCGTAGATCGTCACGGTCTGCCCGACCCAGGCTTCGGATATCGCCAACCCCTGCGCCATCTGCGGCAGCAGGCCAGCCGGCAGCGCTTCGGTCAGGATGGTGATGAAGGCCGCCATCGCCAAGGCCAGCAGCGACGCCAGCGGCAGGCGGTCATGGGCCGTCGTTCTCATCCGTGCAGAGGAGATAGTCATCACCGCACCTCCAGAGCGCCATAGACAGCATCGCGCAGGCCGGTGACGAAGCGGCCGGACATGCCTTCGTACAACGTGTTGGTGAAGGCCACGACGCTCAGGCCCTGCGCCCGGTCCACGAACCAGGAGTGGCCGTAGGCGCCGCCCCAGCGCCAGGTACCGGCCGATTCGGGGGAAACGGCCAGCACCGGGTCACGCAAGACCGAGAATCCCAGTCCGAAGCCGAAGCCCGGCGCATCGGGCAGTTCCCGACCGGCCGTCTGATCCCGCGCCATATCCTCAATCCATTCGTTGGGCAGGAACGCACCGCAGCCTTGGCGCAGGGCTTCCAGCAGGCGCAATAGGTCTTGCGCCGTCCCCGCCATGCCCGCGCCGCCCGAGGGAAATGCCTGCGGATCGAAGATGCGGGATGGGCTGTAGGTGATGCCCACGGCGCCCTCGAAGGCCGAGACCGTCTCCCCCTCGGCCAGCCGATGCGGCTGCGGCGCGTCGTTCACATAGGCGGTCGCCACGCGCTGGGGATCGTGCGCGACGAAGCCCGTATCGACCATGCCCAGCGGGCCGGTGACGAATCGGCGCACCGCCTCGTCCAGCGGCGTGCCGTGGACGCGCGCGATCAGCGCGCCCAGCACATCCGTCGCCAATGAATAGCCCCAGGCCGTACCCGGTTCGTACAGCAGCGGCACGCTGGCGAGGCGGCGCAGATTTTCCTCCAGGCTGATGCCGGACGCATCCATGCCGTCCGACACGCCGGCCCGTGCGTAGGGGCCGGCTGCGTCCGCCTCGAAGAAACGGTAGCCGAGGCCGGCCGTATGACTGAGCAGTTGCCGCACCGTGATGCGTGCCGGGCGGCCGTCGGCCAGCCGGGGCTGGAATTCCGGCAACCAGCGCTCGATGCCCGCATCCAGGTCGAGCCGGCCTTGCGCCACCAGCGCCAGGGCCGCAGCGGAGACGATGGGCTTGCTGACCGACGCCAAACGAAAAACCGTCTCGGTGGTCATCGGCCGTGCGCTTTCGCGGTCGGCGAAGCCGGCAGCCTGCTGGTGGATCAGTTCGCCGTCGCGCACCACGAGGATGACGGCACCGACCAGGCGCTGGTCGTCCAGTACCTGCTGCACGACGGCCTGGATACATGCGGACAGGTGCGCGGGTGGAACCCCTTGCCGCAGGGGAAATATGGAACGAGTCATGGCGAATACCTCGATTCAATGGGCAATGCCTCGATGATAGAAACCTCTCGATTAAAGAAAAAGTGGGCTACAGTTCCTTTATATGTGGAACAAAGTGTCCGCAATCGCGAAGGGAGAGGATCATGGACAACCTGAACGGCTTCGTGGTGTTCGTGCAGGTGGCCGAGACGCGCAGCTTCGTCGCCGCCGGCCGGCTGCTGGGCGTATCGGCCTCGGCCGTTGGCAAGAGCGTGGCGCGCTTGGAGGAGAAGCTGGGGGTGCGCCTGTTCCACCGCAGCACGCGCAGCGTCACGCTGACCGCCGAGGGCACGCTGTTCCTGGAACGCAGCCGCCGCATCCTGGCCGAGATCGAAGCGGCGGAACTGGAGTTGTCGCAAGCCACCGCGGCACCGCGCGGGCGCCTGCGGGTGAGCCTGCCGCTGGTCAGCTCGCTGGTACTGCCGGTACTCGGCGAGTTCATGCGCGAGTACCCCGAGATCGAGTTGGACCTGGACTTCACCGACCGGATGGTCGATGTGATCGAGGAAGGTTTCGACGCAGTGGTACGGACAGGCGAGCCGGCCGACTCGCGCTTGTCGGCGCGCCGCCTGGGCGCGTTCCAGATGCGGTTGGTGGCCGCGCCCGACTATCTGACGCGCCGAGGCACGCCCAGGACGCCAGCCGATCTGTTGCAGCACACCAGCCTGCATTACCGCTTCCCCAACAGCGGCAAACTGGAGACCTGGGCGCTGCGGCAAGCCCCCGGCGCACCCGAACTGCAATTGCCCACCTCGATGATCTGCAACAACATCGAAACGCGCGTGTGCTTTGCGCTGCAAGGACTGGGGATCGCCTATTTGCCGGATTTCGCCATCCGCGAGCCATTGGCCGACGGCCGGCTTCAACCCATCCTCGCTGACCATGTGGAGCGCGGCGGCGTTTTCCACGTGCTCTGGCCTGCGAGCAAGCACTCCTCGCCGAAGGTGCGGGCGCTGGTGGACTTCCTGAGCGCGAGGGTGTTTCCGGTCACGAAGAGCAAGACACCCAGCCCCAGAGGTTAGCGCAGTCGATGACGCTGCGTGGCCCATGCCGCCTCCTGAGCTCAGTGCTCTCGAACAGCGTTCGAGAGCACTGAGCCTGCACCCGTCTCTCTTTGGTCCAGCCAGCCACTCCACACCGTCAGCAGCAGGCCAATGCCGACCATGACCACGCCGACCCACGGCGTTGCCCCGAGCCCCAGCCGGGAATCCGCCACCAGCCCGCCGATGACAGCGCCGAGCGCGATGCCGGCATTGGCGGCCGACACGTTGATGGTGGAAGCGATGTCCACGTTGCCGGGCCGATGGCGCTGGGCGAGCTGCACGACGTACAGCGCCAGCCCCGGCACGTTGCAGAACATCAGCGCGCCGAGCGTCAGGATCGAACCGAGCGTGGACGGGGCCGTAAAGGTGAAGATCAGCAGCACCGCCGCTTGCGCACCCAGCATCAGCGCCAGCGCCGGCACCACTTTCTTGTCGGAGACGCGCCTGCCGAGGAAATTGCCGACGATCACCGAGACACCGTAGAGGGCCAGTATCCACGCCACGCCGTTCGGGTCGAAGCCGGTGATGTCGGCCAGGATGCTGGGCAGATAGGCGGAGGCGACGAAGGTGCCGCCCCAGGCACAGAAGTTCATGCCGAACGCGATCAGCAGGCGCCCGCTGCCCAGCACCTTGACCTGCTCGATGAGGCTGCCGGCTGGCGCGATGTCTATCTTGCGGGGCAAGGTGGCCGCCATCGCCAGCAGCGACACCACTCCGATGGCCGCGACGAACCAGTAGGACATCGGCCAGCCCAGGCGCTGGCCGATGACGGTGGCGACCGGCACACCGGCGGCGACGGCGATCGTTAGACCGCCGAACACGATCGCCACTGCCGAGGCCCGCCGATCTGCCCCCACCAGACTCGCGGCGATCGCCGCGCCGACGCCGAAGAAGATGCCATGCGGCAAGGCCGACACGATGCGCGCGACAATGAGGACTTCATAGCTCGCACTCGACGCGGCGGCCGCATTGGCGAGGACGAACAAGGCCATCACCGCCAGTATCAGCGCCTTGCGCGACAGGTTTCCAGTCAGCGCCGCGAGGATCGGCGACCCGAAGCTGACGCCCAGCGCATAGCCGCTGACGACCAGCCCGGCGCGTACCAGGTTGACCCCGCAATCATCGGCAATCTGCGGCAGCACGCCGACGCTGGCGTACTCGGTGGTGCCGATGGCGAAGCCACCGACCATCATGGACAGCAAGGCGGGCATGGTGCCGCGCTGGGTGCCGTATCCTTTTGTCTTGCCTTCCGCCTTTGCCCCTCGC
It encodes:
- a CDS encoding serine hydrolase domain-containing protein, which translates into the protein MTRSIFPLRQGVPPAHLSACIQAVVQQVLDDQRLVGAVILVVRDGELIHQQAAGFADRESARPMTTETVFRLASVSKPIVSAAALALVAQGRLDLDAGIERWLPEFQPRLADGRPARITVRQLLSHTAGLGYRFFEADAAGPYARAGVSDGMDASGISLEENLRRLASVPLLYEPGTAWGYSLATDVLGALIARVHGTPLDEAVRRFVTGPLGMVDTGFVAHDPQRVATAYVNDAPQPHRLAEGETVSAFEGAVGITYSPSRIFDPQAFPSGGAGMAGTAQDLLRLLEALRQGCGAFLPNEWIEDMARDQTAGRELPDAPGFGFGLGFSVLRDPVLAVSPESAGTWRWGGAYGHSWFVDRAQGLSVVAFTNTLYEGMSGRFVTGLRDAVYGALEVR
- a CDS encoding MFS transporter produces the protein MMVADSLHVAVHLIVPSGMSFRLLLPYRRACSASATSGAAVQRAGVLPEYGRSAAIGAFAGALAASSAAPPGRRCLERQRGAKAEGKTKGYGTQRGTMPALLSMMVGGFAIGTTEYASVGVLPQIADDCGVNLVRAGLVVSGYALGVSFGSPILAALTGNLSRKALILAVMALFVLANAAAASSASYEVLIVARIVSALPHGIFFGVGAAIAASLVGADRRASAVAIVFGGLTIAVAAGVPVATVIGQRLGWPMSYWFVAAIGVVSLLAMAATLPRKIDIAPAGSLIEQVKVLGSGRLLIAFGMNFCAWGGTFVASAYLPSILADITGFDPNGVAWILALYGVSVIVGNFLGRRVSDKKVVPALALMLGAQAAVLLIFTFTAPSTLGSILTLGALMFCNVPGLALYVVQLAQRHRPGNVDIASTINVSAANAGIALGAVIGGLVADSRLGLGATPWVGVVMVGIGLLLTVWSGWLDQRETGAGSVLSNAVREH
- a CDS encoding LysR family transcriptional regulator, whose product is MDNLNGFVVFVQVAETRSFVAAGRLLGVSASAVGKSVARLEEKLGVRLFHRSTRSVTLTAEGTLFLERSRRILAEIEAAELELSQATAAPRGRLRVSLPLVSSLVLPVLGEFMREYPEIELDLDFTDRMVDVIEEGFDAVVRTGEPADSRLSARRLGAFQMRLVAAPDYLTRRGTPRTPADLLQHTSLHYRFPNSGKLETWALRQAPGAPELQLPTSMICNNIETRVCFALQGLGIAYLPDFAIREPLADGRLQPILADHVERGGVFHVLWPASKHSSPKVRALVDFLSARVFPVTKSKTPSPRG
- a CDS encoding MFS transporter: MTISSARMRTTAHDRLPLASLLALAMAAFITILTEALPAGLLPQMAQGLAISEAWVGQTVTIYAIGSLVAAIPLTAATQGVRRRPLLLAAIAGFVVANTVTTFSGSYALTMVARFLAGVSAGLLWTLLAGYAARMVPEHQKGRAIAVAMVGTPLALSLGVPAGTFLGNWVGWRTCFGIMSGLALVLMVWVRIKLPDFAGQAAGKRLSLGHVFTVPGVRLVLFVVLAFVLAHNILYTYIALFLAAAGMVERTDLVLLVFGVTSLLGIWIVGVLLERHLRALTLASTVVFGLSALALGVAGDVPFVVYAAVAAWGLAFGGAATLFQTALAKTAAKHGDGAADVAQSMLVTAWNTAIAGGGIVGGVLLERLGVGAFAPALLVLLAATLVVVWAARRHGFPAPVGAAGSCPATTPDR